TACCGATGCCAAGCCACAAGTCATTACCGCAAACAGCTGAGAATCAGTCATATGCTTCAGGTAAGGCTTAACCACCAGTGGTGCCTCAATCATGCCAACGAAGATGTTCGCCGTAGCAGAAAGAGACTCCGCTCGGCCTGTACCCAGCAGCTTCTGCAATGCGCCGCCAATTAGGTTGATCACTTTTGGCATGAAACCAATATGGTACAGACCCGAAATCAAAGCTGAGAAGAAGATAATGATACCAAGAACATTGATAGCAAATACAAAACCACTATTGGTTAGGCCACCAAATAGGAAGCCGATACCTTCTTGACCATAATTGATTAAGCTCGACACTGCTCCTGTAACACCATTAAGCACTTCTTTGCCCATAGGCACGTAAAGTACAAGCAGTGCAAAAGAAACTTGTAGTAGGAAAGCAAGAGACACCGTTCTCAGCTGAATATTTTTTCTGTCCGTAGATAGTAACCAAGCGATTACTAAAAGAGTAATGATTCCAATTAGGGATGCCATGTGCGTCAAACCTGAAAAAGTTGTAGTAGGAAAGGCGACGCATTGTATAGAGGAAATCGTTTGCGGCAAGTTGCGGTTGTTACATGGATGTTGGTTCAACAGGCGATTTTAACCCGAAATATCTAACCTATTGAATTAATTGAAACTATATTGATTGTTTTTAATACTTTTTCCATATGGAAATTATATTTTCAAAAACAGCGACAGTTAGCGGTGTAATTCAACACAAGTTTTCAGATTTTGATCCCAATAAGTTGGAGAGCCAATATGCTGTTTAAGAAACTCAATCACGGTCGATAGTTTTTTCGGCATGTTCTTGCGGCTCGGATACACGGCAAAAAATGGCATGATTTGGCTCGCTTTCCATTCCGGCAAGACTTGAATCAATTGCCCACTACGAAACTCCTCTTTGACGAGGTAAGTCGCAAGATAAGCAATTCCCCACCCTGCCACAGCCGCGTCTCTTACCGCCTCTGCGAGATCGACAGAGTAATCACCACTTACGGTGACACATAAACTTTCTTGTCCGTTATCGAACGCCCAAGAGGTGTAATCACGCTCACGGCTACGATAGATAAGACAGTTGTGGTCGCTCAGCTCCGAAGGGCAACTTGGTGTGCCGGCTTTGATCAAATAATCCGGTGATGCCGCCACCACAAACTGGCTGTCTGCTAATCGCTGGGCAATATACCCTTCTGGCAATTCTTCATTATTGGTGATCCACAGATCCAAACGCTCTTCAATCATATCCACTTTATAATCGAACAGGTGAATCTCGACTTTGAGCTGTGGATAGAGCTGACGCAACTGATCGATAGCGGGAATGACATGCAAAGTACCAAACGATTGAGAGATCCCAA
The Vibrio pelagius genome window above contains:
- a CDS encoding LysR family transcriptional regulator — translated: MLTDRAAQMVIFHALIKHGGFTNAAKSLNVSVSHISKQIALLEDNIGIKLVQRTTRSLTLTGAGEVFYQHCEQLFGTLKAAQMDMESQRDDVSGKLRVGISQSFGTLHVIPAIDQLRQLYPQLKVEIHLFDYKVDMIEERLDLWITNNEELPEGYIAQRLADSQFVVAASPDYLIKAGTPSCPSELSDHNCLIYRSRERDYTSWAFDNGQESLCVTVSGDYSVDLAEAVRDAAVAGWGIAYLATYLVKEEFRSGQLIQVLPEWKASQIMPFFAVYPSRKNMPKKLSTVIEFLKQHIGSPTYWDQNLKTCVELHR